The Listeria cossartiae subsp. cossartiae genome includes the window GGAAATTTTTGCAGCTTTGGAGGGGAAGTAAATGATTAATAACTATATCGATATCACGGTTCGTTTATTAGAAAATATTCTCGATAATGAAGCAGATTATGTAAAAGAAGCGGGTGCCAAAGTAGCCGAGTCTATCGAAAACGACGGTGTTATCCATTTATTTGGCTGCGGACATTCTCATATTTTAACAGAAGAAGTATTTTACAGAGCAGGCGGATTAGCGGCAATTCATCCGATTTTACATGAACCATTAATGCTCCACGAAGGTGCCGCGGCGTCTTCTGTGCTTGAACGCAAAAATGATTATGCGAAAACTTTTATGGCGGAGGAAGATATTCGCCCGGGGGATGTCATGATTGTGCTATCTACATCTGGACGTAATCCCGTGCCAATCGATGTCGCTGAAATCGCCCGCGAAAAAGGTGCATTTATCATTGTAATTACCTCGCTACAATATTCTGCCAGCCAAAAATCACGCCACGTATCAGGAAAACGTTTATCTGATACAGGTGATATTGTGATTGATAATGGTGCTGTTAAAGGAGATGCAGTACTAAAATCAGCGAACTTCAATATTGCATTTGCTCCAACGTCTACAGTAACAGGCGCGGTCATCTTGCAATCGATTTTTGCAGAAGCAATTGAAAAAATGGTAAAAAATAATTTCACACCACCCGTCTTTATTAGCGGAAATGTCGAAAATGCCGATGCGCACAACCAAGCGCTTGTTGATAAATATAACGAACGCATTCCGCTACTTGGAATGAATTTATAAAAGTAGCTTCCCTAGGGATTTTGTTTCCCTAGGGG containing:
- a CDS encoding SIS domain-containing protein, yielding MINNYIDITVRLLENILDNEADYVKEAGAKVAESIENDGVIHLFGCGHSHILTEEVFYRAGGLAAIHPILHEPLMLHEGAAASSVLERKNDYAKTFMAEEDIRPGDVMIVLSTSGRNPVPIDVAEIAREKGAFIIVITSLQYSASQKSRHVSGKRLSDTGDIVIDNGAVKGDAVLKSANFNIAFAPTSTVTGAVILQSIFAEAIEKMVKNNFTPPVFISGNVENADAHNQALVDKYNERIPLLGMNL